AGCCTCTTTATAGTTTCGGAAAGGTTGTTGCCAACAGGCAGTTTGATTATCTGGGAAGGATAAGAATTCTTAGTTTAACTAGAGGCTAAGATAATCTTATAAAAAGCAAAAAAGCAGGTTTAAAAACATACAAATTTCTAATCACTGGCCTATTATTAAAAATTACAAACTCTGAGTTGAAAATTAAGATTTTAGATTAAAAATAAAAACTTATTTATGACAAGCATCCTACGTTTATGCTTATATTTGTTGTAAGCATGCAGTATTTAACATGAAATTCTTCAATGAGAAAAAGAGGTTTCTGAAAGTCTTTAGCCTATTAGTAATGACTCTATTGATGAGTTTAGCAGGAAGTCTTAATCACTCTGTTCTTGCCTCTCAGCAGTTTAATTATCCTACTATCCCCAATGCTGATGCTTCTGTATGCTACATGAGGACGACCAGCGGTTCAATTCTCAATCTCGATCGCCTCTGTGGAGAAAGAGAAGTTAAAATAATTCAAACTAGAGATCAGCAATTTCTTGAAGAATATTTAGGTCTTCTGGCAAGTTCTCCCACGCTCGATCCACAATTAAGGCAAGTAGCACAAAAAAATCCTCGCCGGATTCTTCAGGTCGCATCGGCTGTGTGTAGTGCTTTAAGAACAAATACCGAAAGCAGTTTTTGGGAAAATAAGATTCCAGCAGATAGAGATATTTTAGTGAATTTATCTACTGAGTATTACTGTCGTGATCTTGCTGATTAGCAGCGATACTCAAGGGATAATCTAGCAGCTTTAAAAGGCTCTTTTGTTCAACCAACTCATTTAGAAGTTAGCTAAAAAATTGCTACCTGAAAACATTTGCCGTTTCCAAGTAGCAACGATTCGCCCAAACATTAACGCAGGTGAGAAGGATAAACGCGATCGCTCTCTAGAAATGTCAATTCTAAAACATTAAGAGAAAGCAACTAACAAACTTAAACTAAGCTCGGCTCCAAGGCCCCCAAATAGCGTAGGTAATACCAGGAGACTGAACATTTAAGAACATGGTTAGACCATCGGGAGAGAAGCAAGCACCCGCTACCTCAGAGTCATTGAGGGCATTACGAGCAAACTGATAGAGTTCACCGCTAGCATTGACACCAACTACAAAGTTGTCACCAGAGCCATCTTCGCAGATGAACAAATCGCCGAAGGGAGAAACCACAATATTGTCTGGAGCTTGTAACTCAGCTTGCTGAGTAGACTCGACAAACAAAGTTAGAGTGCCGCCATCTTCAGCCGTTTGCCCTGGCACATAGCGCCAAACTTGACCCAATCTGGCAGGGCCGCCATCGGTGCAAGTAAAGTACAGCTCGTTATTACCAAACCAAATGCCCTCACCACGGGTAAAGGTAGCTGCTCCCTTCGCACGGCCTTGGAAGCGAGTACCCGTAGGTGCGCTATCTCTTACTGGATCTGGCTCATCAATTGTGACCCACTCAGCCGCAAACGGTTGGCCGACAGGAATCACAACTGTAGGCAGGTTTCTAGTCAGCACACCTGTAGGAAAGTCTTTAAGCTTCAGCGCTTGCAGAGTACCCCCCGCCTCTAGTTTGCCAGGTTGGTTGGGGATAAAGCGATAGAACAGGCCATCACCCCGATCTTCGGTTTCATAAGCAATGCCTGTGCGAGGATCGATCGCTACTGCTTCGTGATTAAAGCGGCCCATCGCCTTTAGAGGAACTGGATCGACAGCTCCTGTTGCGTTAGCAGGAACTTCAAAGTTATAGCCGTGGCGTTTCAAAACTAAACCAGGATTCTCTTCGGGTGTAGAGGTGTTTTCTTCCGAGGTGAGCCAAGAACCCCAAGGAGTGACACCACCTGCACAGTTACGGAAGGTACCTTGAATAGAAGGAAAGTGCCGAATCAGTTTGCGATTGTTGCCGATCACCAATGTGGTCGTACCCCCTTTACACAAGGAGTCATAGACAGGCGCATTCAGGTCAGAAACTTTAGTGCCAGAAGTGGGGCTGAGTTCATGGTTCCGTACCAGAATTGTGGTGCCGTTAGAACCCGCAAAAGCACCCATGCCGTCGTGACCTCCGGGCACCAGCGAGTTGTTGCTCATGACATCCCCAGTACGGGAAAAAGCTCGGTACTGGAAGCCACGGGGTAAATCTAAAAGACCATTAGGATCGGGGATGAGCGGGCCATAGCCATCGCCAAATACAGATTGACCGTTCGCTTTGCGGGCATACAACGCTTGCAAAGGAGACATCATTACCGTACCAGCCGCACTAGCGCCTGCCAGTGCAAAGAATTTACGTCGCGATAAAGCCATGTCCTTCTCTCAGTTCTCAGGATGCGTCATCAGCTTAAGCAACGAATCTCATCATCTGGCAAAGGATAGATTAATCTTGGGTTAAGCAATTGCAGATTTCAATTTTTTTTGCTGTATTACTTAACACTTTTTGGCAAGATTGCTACTGTCAAGTTAACTCACGGAGCTACTTAGTGGGCAACTAAGTTTTGCTCGACTATTTCCTGCTGGAAACTGAAAAGATTGGGGTCTTTGAAGTTTACACTTGCTCGTAACCAGTGGACATCTGGTGAGCCAAAGGTTTCAACCCGAGTAAAGTTTTCGATGCGGCCTTGACTGCGCGAACCGATTAAAGGTTTGTCAATGCGGAAGTAATGGCTATCTCCATGCACTAGGACTACAGGCTTTTTGAAAGCGACAGTTTCAGCTTCCAAAGCCGCCAGGAAATCGTTGTATCCGGTACGGTTGGGATCGGTAGGAGCTAACTCAAACCCAGGATTGGCTTGAATCACTAGCATGATGCCTTTGCTGCCGTTGCGGTTGGCGATCGCAAATCCTTCTCTTAACCAAGCTAAATTTGCCGCGTTGCGCTCTTGGTATTCAGCGTCAGCCTCTGGAGTGCGGCCAAAATTGTTGTTGCTGCCAGGAATATTCAGCCCCACAAATACAATGTTATTAGAGATCCAGCGGACGTTTTCCCGAAACTTGCTGTACTGCGGAGCGTTGCTTTGGCGGGTGAGAGCGATCGCGCGTTTACCTTGGCTTTGACTCCCTTGAAAAAAGATTTCCCGCAGTTTAGCCAACCTCTCTATGGGGTCGTAGCCGCCATTATTGGCTCGGTGGCAATCCGTCCATTCGTTATCTCCCGGCACAAAAATGAACGGATGCACAAAGGTATTGAACAAGTTGTAACGCTGATAAAACGTTTCGTCATTGCATAGAGTCGAGCCGCTCTTAAAGTCACCATCATGAACAATGAAAGTGAGCCGTGCCTTGTTCATATCCTGAATCAGGTTTTGGAACTTGCCTTCCTGCTCAGGGTTATAGGGTAAATCTCCAATCAAACCGAAATCGAACTTGGTAGCCGCTAAACTTTCATTACCAAAAGGTTGAGCTTCTATCAGAGAGACTAGCCCTACAACAAACAAAGATAACAAGGCAACCCAAAGAAACCGACGACTTCGACGCATCGTTTTTCTTTCCACGTTTTTCCCTCCACAGATAAATGGCCCTAGCAGATTAAGCCTGAGCCATCACCTTAAGGTATTTTCCTCAACAGGAGGGAAAGAACGTGTTAATGATGCGTTAAGGGATGAGGCTTTGGTTTAGGCAGTGGTAGAGGCAAAGTGATACTGACTCGTCAGCTTATCGAGCTGCTGCAACAATAAGCTGAGGAACAAACCCACATCTGTGACGACACCCACCGATTCGACAGAGCCGCGATCGCTGAGTTTGGTGACAACAGCGGGGTTGATATCCACGCATACCATCTTCACACCTGCGGGAGTCATGTTACCCACCCCAATGGAGTGCAGCATAGAAGACAGCATGAGGATTAAATCAGCTCCTTCAATGAGGCGAGCATAGTCAGCCTGGGCTTGCAGCAGATCCATCTGCGTATCGGGTAAAGGCCCATCATCACGAATCGAACCCGCTAGAGAGAATGGCACTCCGTTGCGGACGCACTCGTACAATACACCACTCGTTACCACGCCTTGTTCCACCGCTTGAGCAATGCTGCCACAGCGACGGATGGTATTGATCACCTTGAGGTGATGGCGGTGACCACCTCGCACCGAAACTCCTCGCTTCATATCCACACCAAGGGAGGTGCCCATCATAGATTGCTCGATGTCATGAACAGCGATCGCATTGCCACCCAACAGAGCTTGCACATATCCTTGGCGGATTAGCTGGGCTAGATGCTCGCCTCCGCCTGTATGAATTACCACTGGCCCCGCTGTGACGACTACTTTGCCACCTTGGTCTCGAATCTTGCGTAACTCCCAAGCGATCTGTTCTACGACAAGTTCGACTCGGCGTTCACTAGAAACACCCGCTCCCATAAAGCTGAACTCTTGCACATTACGCTGCTCGCGAGATTCCGTCTTCCGCACGGTCCGAATCCCTTCCACGCCGACAACGACGCGATCGCCTACGGCTAAATCTCGTAGCAGTTTGCATTCTGCAACTGGGCCTGTGGGAGTTGAATGCAACACGATCGCCGCATCCATCCGCTGTTTTTGCACCTTCACCCACTGGCACTCCACTCGCACTTCTGTGGGGTAAATCGTGGTGACATAGAAGTCATCAGGAGACACTCCCGCTTGAGTCACCACTTCCAAGTTAATATCACAGGCTTCTTGTGGAGGTGGCACAGCGCCCAGATCAATCAACTGCGTCATGATCGTTTCCATGACTTCATGGGAGGGAGCCGACACTTTCACCTCAGCCGAAGAAGTACTTTGGCGCTGTTCACCCAAGTTAAAGTTGAGCACTTGGAAGCTACCACCCGCTTCCACAATTAAATCCAGGGCGCGATTGATCAAACCAGAATCGAGTAAGTGACCATCTAGACGAATCACACGGCTCTCTACCGTGGCAAGGGCATGAACTTCAACTCGGACAGGTTCGGTGACACGCAGGGTTAAGCACTTAGCTGCTCCCCCCGC
This region of Trichocoleus desertorum NBK24 genomic DNA includes:
- a CDS encoding TIGR00300 family protein codes for the protein MVSSIRFLMCSPDHYEVDYVINPWMEGNVHRSSRDRAAEQWEHLFHLIKEYAIVDLIQPQVGVPDIVFTANAGLVLGDTVVLSRFFHKERQAEEPFFKQWFLEKGYTVHELPKELPFEGAGDALLDREGRWLWAGYGFRSELDSHPYLAKWLDIEVLSLRLMDERFYHLDTCFCPLSQGYLLYYPPAFDAYSNRLIEMRVPEEKRIAIAEADAVNFACNAVNVDHRVILNKASDGLKQRLADKGFEVLETPLTEFLKAGGAAKCLTLRVTEPVRVEVHALATVESRVIRLDGHLLDSGLINRALDLIVEAGGSFQVLNFNLGEQRQSTSSAEVKVSAPSHEVMETIMTQLIDLGAVPPPQEACDINLEVVTQAGVSPDDFYVTTIYPTEVRVECQWVKVQKQRMDAAIVLHSTPTGPVAECKLLRDLAVGDRVVVGVEGIRTVRKTESREQRNVQEFSFMGAGVSSERRVELVVEQIAWELRKIRDQGGKVVVTAGPVVIHTGGGEHLAQLIRQGYVQALLGGNAIAVHDIEQSMMGTSLGVDMKRGVSVRGGHRHHLKVINTIRRCGSIAQAVEQGVVTSGVLYECVRNGVPFSLAGSIRDDGPLPDTQMDLLQAQADYARLIEGADLILMLSSMLHSIGVGNMTPAGVKMVCVDINPAVVTKLSDRGSVESVGVVTDVGLFLSLLLQQLDKLTSQYHFASTTA
- a CDS encoding alkaline phosphatase PhoX yields the protein MALSRRKFFALAGASAAGTVMMSPLQALYARKANGQSVFGDGYGPLIPDPNGLLDLPRGFQYRAFSRTGDVMSNNSLVPGGHDGMGAFAGSNGTTILVRNHELSPTSGTKVSDLNAPVYDSLCKGGTTTLVIGNNRKLIRHFPSIQGTFRNCAGGVTPWGSWLTSEENTSTPEENPGLVLKRHGYNFEVPANATGAVDPVPLKAMGRFNHEAVAIDPRTGIAYETEDRGDGLFYRFIPNQPGKLEAGGTLQALKLKDFPTGVLTRNLPTVVIPVGQPFAAEWVTIDEPDPVRDSAPTGTRFQGRAKGAATFTRGEGIWFGNNELYFTCTDGGPARLGQVWRYVPGQTAEDGGTLTLFVESTQQAELQAPDNIVVSPFGDLFICEDGSGDNFVVGVNASGELYQFARNALNDSEVAGACFSPDGLTMFLNVQSPGITYAIWGPWSRA